AGATCAGGATGAATGGTAACCATCAAAACATCCGTTCGTTCGCCGATGCCTCCCCTCGAACAAGAATCCATTCATCTCTGCTTCCAACTTCTGAGAATCACTAAGGCCGTGTAGTGACCTCCAATAACTCCAAACTACCGTTCTTCATCCTAACGGCATATCCATCTACAAAATCACGTGCATCAACCACGAGTGCCTCCTTTCAGTATTGAGTCATCTGATCCTTGCTTTCACAATCCTTCGGCCTCTTTTGAAGAACATCACTAGTATCATCCAAAAATTTCACTTGGTCGATCAACCATCAAACCATTAAAACTATTGCAATGATCCCGTCCATCTTCCACCTCGAGACCGAACGAATTGATCCACGGTGCACGTCAACCGCCATACCGCACGTAACTTTGTCAGCAAATCCATCAACGTACTCCACCATACCAATTGAACCTCGAACGTTCCTCCAACCCAATTCATCACGAACCTCGAACCTCAGCtcctgataccacttgttaggaggAAACACACACATATTCGAGATTCAATTCTACCAATACAGAGTACGCACACAAACACACAACAATATATTTAATGTGGAAAACCCACATgccaacttgtattattaatcacaacaattatcaataatacatcaatacataacacctcaatggtgtcccaaactgatacttgagccaaccaatgctcaagcatctctcacacgatacctaagacgactacatctcttaagcatacatcaaaacaataacatgactatatatatatagccatcacaaacttagccaataagacatacctaatctgattacaataataattatctgcccatacaattattacgcattcccattatgataataattgtcaacacatacaattattactcaatcccattatgataataattatcAACAAATATAATTATTACCCATTCTAATTATGTCTTTTATCACCAAACTCATATcacatattgggtttaaccccaataCATTGTTCACTGTTCAGTGAGTAAAATATAAGTTGAGGATTACCATTGTGGGAAGCAATAGCTGATATATTGGAATCTAGCTGATGTACACTATAAACCTGGGTACACTACACAGTAGCTAGATGTAGGCTATATAGGCATCTAAAGTTGGACTTTAATATGACCCATAATAATGGGAGGGACTCCACATAATGCAACATGCATAATATTAGCCTACAAAAATATCAATAAATGCAACAATTTATCGAGAAGATAAAAAGATTCTTTAAGTACCTTAGGCAGTACAGTAACAATGGTTGCTTTTGGAGATCCACCAAGTAAGTAGCATCTGAGGTAAGCAGACATACTTGATTCTTCATACCCAGGTGGTACCTTCACATATATTAAATTATGGAATGGAGGAAGAGAGCGGACAAGAAACTCTGAAACAACCGAAAGTGCCTACAAAATAAACAGATAAAATTGAGTAAAACATCAACCTTAAATCAACAACAGTCAACAAAGATAGCTAGCCAGTTGGCCATGGGTTTCCTAACTCCACTGTATGCTTCTGCAGATAAAAGTCACTGTAAAACATAAACAGAAGTAGATAATTATGTTCCTTTAAGGAAACACATGAATACTACCACTGTGCACTTGATAATTTCATAGTGATAATTAGAAGCATATATGTATTTTTGAATAATCTGCCATATCATATTACTTTTGACATATACTTGCAATATCACATTAAAGCCTAACGTATTAAACATATAATTAGTACTACAATCATAGATATGACTGGGAGGGAATAAGAACCTCTTGATAAAGGGAAGCACATGAGATATATCTTCAAGTTATCATAAATTAGGTCAAAGGGTATTGGAGGATCAGAATAAAGAATGACCAATGACCGACAAACAATCAAAAAGAGAATAATATCTAGCATGCCAAAAATGAACCAGTGCAGTTTTTATACAAACCGGTATTATCTAATATCTTGAACCAGAACTGGTAAGAAACGGGGTAAATAACTAATGACTACATTATcgaaaaaaatatatatgaagTTACCTTTATGTTCTCTAATTCAAGAGTAAGAATCCTGGAACTACTCAGTACCGGAAACATACGAGTAACCTGGCAAAAATACTTTCGCATCTTCTTTGTTGGTTCAATAGACTTGTACTCAATGTTATCCCGTAGTTTTATATTGACATTCTTCAGCTCGAAAACTTCAAGTCTCATTGGTAAGTAACCAACAGAACTGAAATTGACAATTTTCCATGACAAAACGATGATCCCACAGTCATGAAGAGAGGTGGTGTAGTCATTTATTTCGGGTTAAATATCAAATTGGCCACTCAATAAACTTGGATATCTCAAATTCACCACCGAAAAATTCGACGTCTCACTTAAAACACATTAAAAGACATAAATATCATCCATACCACTACGTCCTGAAACTAACGAACAATTTAAAAACGTCGTTTGCCACGTTAGCATAACGGCTAGTTTATCCAAATTGGCACCCAGCTGGCTCCTACATTCTCTAAGTCAGATATAACGGGCATATTCCCAGTCCCTCACCCCcagttatatatatatgtatatctctATACTAGGATTCATAAGAAAAAATAGATTTTCAATTGGGTTCATTGTTAATTAAAGTCCTATGTCAAACATATCAACAAGTTCGTCCATGGATTCATTTCAACAATGGGATCATAAGGTGTGTTGGTGCGGGAAACGGGTTAGGCAAAGGATTTCTTGGACTGTGAGAAATCCTGGTAGAAGATTTGTTGTTTGTTCTAAAATGAAGGTAATCGTAATCATTATTTTTGTTCATAGTTGTTATTAAGCTATAATCCTGAATATACAAGCTAACTGATTTTTTTGATATAGGATATTGATGGGTGTGACTACTTTGATTGGAGTGCACCTGAATTTAGTTGGAGAGCTAAGGATGCTATTGGTGAAATATTGAGAAAGAAATCTCTTGTCGAGGAAAGACTACACATTATTGAGGGCAAGTTGTCTAGGAAAGCAATGAAAAAGGCTAAGcttcaaaaagaaaaaaaaagacaGTTTATGATCTTTTCTGTGATTCTTGTAATTTTAGTTAGTATGATTGTCATGAACAAGTCATTTTATTAGTTTAAGAGTTCTGTTAGGATGAAATTTGTAATGTTCATTTAGTTTGAGTTCTGTTAAAATGAAGTTTGTAATGTTATCTTTTTTCAGTTCAATAATCAATGTTATGTAATGTGAAGGAAGGATAAGcataatatttaattcaaaagTAAGAATTGCAAAATTATAGTTTCATATCCAAAATACATCTCCATAATATTGTCAACTACACATGTAGCTCATGATTAGATAATTAATGCATAAAATTCTAAATAGATAATTAAACTGGATCTTAGTCTTCATCTAGTCGAATAGCAGTTTCTTTGGTGTTCTGGAATGTGAACTTGTCTACCATAGCAAGTTTTCCACTCCTTCTAGGTTGAACTTCATCAGAAATTGCCTACCTTCTTGGTTGCACAAAAGGAGACCTTGATGGCCTCTTTGGTTGCACTCCATCAGACCTTGATTGCATAGCAGTGAGTACATTCCTTGTGCTCATACTTCCTCTTACATCCTCTAAATCAAATTCTCTAGCATAATCCTCTAAATCATGAAAATTAAATACATCCGGATCTACATCATTAACTACATCAATCAATCCACCAATATAATCACAGTGTGGAACATGAACAAAGCGACCATGATGATGAACATATACAGTTGTATACATTCTGATTGAAAAGAGAAAGACAAGAGATTTACCTTACAAAGCGAAAATCAACCCGCCCTAAATAAATATGAACAGCGTATCTTCGATCCAATTAGCTGATTAAGAAGTTACAATTTCATGACCCAATTCGTTTTCCCCCAATTCTATAACCCTGACTAGTCATATGTCTGTAAAATTACTTTTATATGTTAATATTAATTTATGtttgtttttattattaattttattattaattactAATATCTGACTTGGAGACATGTAGGAGCCAGCCGGGTGCTGATTTGAATAAACTAGCCGTTATGCTGACGTGGCAAACGGCATTTTTAAACTGTCCGTTAATTTAAAGATGAAGCGGTGACAAATGATTTTTATGTCTTTTAATGTGTTTTAAATGAGACACCGAATTTGTCAGTGGTGAATTTGAGATATTCAAGTTTATTGAGTGACCAATTTGATATTTAACCACATTTATTTCTAGGTTTAGCACTTCTGGAATATTTATATAGCAGGTATTTATTAATCTTTCCCGGAAAAATAATGTGAGATTCCGTAGATTGACAAGTTCGAGAAAAGAAATGTTAGCATTTGCAGAAAAATCTACACTATCTAGTGTGAGGCTTGGTTAGGCTTTTAAGGGTAAACGATATCTTGCCAGATATAGAGTTGTTAAAACATGCAAACAAACAGATTCTGGTAACTCAAAACCACAGAGTAACGAATCTCGTAAAAAATGCAAGCATGTCAAATAGGATGCTAGAAAACTTATCATAGACCAGACGTTTATCAAGTGTAGGGCTTCCAAAGCAGGTAAATTCCAACAATTTGTTTCCAATATTACACGAACATATAGTCTCAATTTAAGTTCCGTTAGCGAATTAGAACTGAAAGCGTATAACGAAATTTTTGATACACATAATCCAGATTTAGATGCCAAACATTGCGTGATAATGCGTAAGCTAATGCATTATAAACCAAAGATGGAGGTTGTTTAAAGCAAAAAGAGAGGTTCAACTTGAGTAGATCAAAATCGTGATTACGGAAGGAAAAAagattattaataaattttaactCGATACGTGAGCACTGATTGTTGTCTAAACCTTGCGTGTATTCGGTGAAGTTGAGAGAAAGCAGAGTAGTCCAAATAATCTTCCATCGTTTCGAGAGAGCACTGGTTTGAACTGCTAATCTCGCATCCAAAACCTGTTGAATGTGATAAATAAGCTCATCTGTTAAACCACTTAACCTGTCTTTACCAACTTGTTCTTCGCATTCATTCGTAGTTGTGTATTTCAATTTCTTCGTCATCATCAGAGGAACAGTAGTtgtgaattttaattttttcttcATAATCGGAGTAGCAACACATCTACTTTCTTCTTTTTGTTAAATCCCAAATCTACTTTACTTTCTTCTcttcatttttcactttattcTTTTAACATTAAAACCCCGTGTATACTTACTCCCACCAGATTTTAATTCATTTCTTAGTTTTTTCAAAAATACCCATGTtacaaaaaatattttataaaatactATGTACAATTTGCAGCAACCTCTTTTACAATATCTGAAATATTGTGTGTAATTTCAAACAGTATCCTCCTCCAACTTTATTTGCAACATTAAtcgtatttttataaataattttaaaaatataaatattttttataaatctCCTTCTTTTAATTCCCCGGTAGAACATTCCTACTTCAACTACACCGCTTGTAAAAGCCATTCTTAACTTATTTAACAAGGATTAGGATGCATGATGAGTGGTGGGAACATTGACAGATGTGATACATATCCCTAAACTGAAGAAAAACCTTATTTATGTTGGTACTTTGGATTCTGGTAGGTGTAAAATTGTTACACATAATGGTGAGATGAAAATTATTTAGGGTTCTTTGGTACCGATGAAAGGTATTTCTCAAGTAAATCTTTATTCTCTTTTGGGTACAACGTTGACTGAAAGTGCAACTGTTGCGGCTACTGGTAGTGGTAGAGACCCATGTGAATGAACTCGGTTATGGATAGGCGGCTTGGGCATATGTCGGAGAAAGGTCTAAATTATCTTGGTGAAGAGGCTTTGTTGAAGAACATGAAAAAGGCTTGCATGAATTTTTGCGAGCATTGTGTGTAAGATAAACACAACGGGTTTTGTTCAAAACAAGCAAACACAGAAGTTGAGGTATATTGGAATATGTGCATAGAGATGTGTGGGGTCCGACTCCAGTTACTTCAAAAGGAGGCACGAGGTATTTTTTCACttttgttgatgattattctaggTATATGTTTGGGTTTATTTCATGAAACATAAGTGGAAAACAATGGTTGAGAAGAGTACTGGTAAAAAATTGAAGACACTGAGATCCGATAACGGTACAGGGTATACATATGGTGCTTTCAAGGAGTTTTGTGATCAGGAAGGCATTGTTAGATACTAGACAGTGAGGAAAACGCCACAGCAGAATAGGGTCGCGGAAAGACTTAAATGCACATTGCGGGAAAAATCAATGTGTATGTAATCCTATGCTGGTTTGCGTAAAGAATTGTGGGCAGAGTCAATTAATACAGCTCGCTGCTTTGTTAATCAGTAACCTCGTGTATCCCTAAATGGAGATGTACCTTACAAGGTATGGTCAGGAAAACATGCAGATGGGGGACTTAGAATTTTCAGTTGCATGGCTTACTATCATATTGAAGAGGGAAAACTTGATGCGAAGGCCAAGAAAGCTATATTCTTGGGGTATCCACAAGGTATAAAAGGTTATCGTCTTTGGTCTATTGATGATTTTAAGTTTGTAATCAACATGGATGTTACGTTTAATGAGGATACTATGGTAGCTTCTCGAAAACTAAGGTGATTGGTGGTAATAACATTGAGACTTCTAAATCCTGTGTGGTTGAGATAGTATATAAAGATCATTCAGGTTCTAGTCGTATTCAACAGGAAGATCATGGTTATATTTatgatgatgaggatgatgagCTTGAGTATGAGACTCTTTTGTATAAAAATATGCAGGCACACGAACAATAACAGTTCGGGTAAAGTTTGGCTTCGGCTAGGCCAAAACGGGCATATAAACAGGTTCAAAACTTGGGTCAGATAAGCATTTAAAACACTACGGGCAGGTTAATGCAGTAGAGTATGCACTCTCGGTGGAGGAGGataagcctatcttatttaagGAAGCTATTCGGAATAGTAATAATGAGAGTTCTTTGGTCGCGATGGAAGAGGAGATGGAATCTCCACACGGAAAGCAAACTTGGGATTTAGTCTCATTGCATGCGGGGAGGAAGTTTCAACATTTTTTGGAATTTCTCAATATCAACAGGTGTTGATTTTCTTTCGGGACGGTGTTGGGGTGAGGTGGAGATTTCACTTCATGATGAGAACTACAGTGGCTTGATCCCGACTTTGGGTACGTAGGCAACTATGTTAACAATGGTGTAGCCGGTTGGGGTTTAGATATCGAGGTATTCATAGTTTTCTTGGATCGCCCTGAATTTTGGATAGTGTCTTCCTAGCTCAGGTATCTAAATTCTGAACGGTGGAGATCGGATTTGGAGGTCCTGAAGATAGTGAGGGTAGGGATTTTTGCATCGGGTGTGGATTAGGTCTCCGTGGTGCGGCGATTTGAACCGGATATATCTGGCCCAAAAGGTATTTTTGGGTTAAGTCTTAAACTAGCCCCATGGTTATTATGATATGTAAATAATAGTGAATTAGCTAGGTTTTTGAGTGGCGTGTATTATATTGTATACAGAGTATCAATGTATACAAAAAAAGACTCTTTCACTTGGCCAACAAAAACATCTTCTTCTTTGTGATCTTCATTTTTTTCGTGTTATAGTCTATAACTTTTGTTGGTGGAACTCAATGTGAGTTATACTTAATAAGTTTCTTTCAGGTGTTTTATTCCGATGCGTCAAGAATGGTCCCTGGTTTGGGATCTAACAATCAGTATTAGAGTTTCAGGTTATAACTGTTCAAAAATAATCAGACGGGGTCCTAGAATGGACCTAGGAGGAGGAATATGGGTTACCCAGTATGAGATCAAGGAAAAGGAAGGTGGGTCTTCCAGTAGGGGCTTGAGGAAGTCGGAAATCCAAAAGGATTCCAGTATGAGTCCAGGGGAAGCAGATTACACAATCAGGTGGCAGATTCGGCAGGTGTCGAGTCGGATGTGTgaaggggagattgttaggagttgttccACATCGTTTGTAGGTGGGGCAgattgctagaatataagcagtcagataactccattagtatgaggACTTTTGGGATGTGCCCGAAAATAAACTCATGCGGACTCGGCCCAAAGCGGGTAATAttatactaatgtggagttaggtaTGCTCAGCAAAAGCCCAACAAACATGCAATGAAAATTAGATGCAGCAAATGATCAATATTATTTTCATACATACGGGTAAATAGTTGGCACTCCGATCCTTGTACTTCTAAGTAACTTTATCACATGAATGTTATTCTTGCACAAAATGCCACAACAAGATTCAAATGTTAAGGTTCATAGAACATGAATGTTATTCTTGCAcaaaatgccataacaagattCACATGTTAAGGTTCATAGAACAAATGTGAAGTGAACGCAAGTAAAAAATGCGTTTTACTCCAATACAAAAGGCCATTTCCCAGACAAAGATATTTCAGATTATTTTAGCTTAAATTTTGATAGAAACGTCGAATGCCTGAAATTAAATTAAGAACAATGTTATAAGAAACGAAAATTTACATTAGTTGGTAGAGaaatatttcaataattaatcgGATAAAATGATGATCAATGCATTAATACAAACacaaattattatttaagaaataTTAATAGGGAAAAAAGAATCTAAATATCACAATAGAAAAGTATTCTACGAGTTCACCTAAAATTcacaatttttaaatattaaattaaaaatccAACTATACGTATGTTAGTATCATGTAAAAAGAAGTAGGTATGCAAATTTTTGAATGATTTCATTGTTTGGATCAACCACTTTATaacaaataataatcattaaatctCTACCGTtcatattatataaaaaaataaaatcattataaaatcaatACTATGCCCCAAGAATTTTAGTGGAATTTTTCCTAAAATTTCATTTTAACCAATTCTTTATATTCGTACGGTTAAATCGTGCAAAATTGATGAATGTGATTTTAAGCGACACTGATAAAAAAATAGAATATCGTGCCCGAACCAGTGTTTTAAAAAGCGGAAATCGGGATTGTTAGGTGGAGGGACCTTTCGGTGATTAATCGGATAACCGGTGATTAATCGGAGTATTAATCCGaagtaatttatttaataaataataataaataattatatttaaataacCTTTCATaagatttataaaaataaaactacaTATCATTCATTCAAGATTTTCATAGTTAGAAAATTACGACTTACTAGTTCAAActtaagatttaaaataaatcgAGTGAGGGTAGGACAAAATAATACAAATGTGAAAGATGTAATCATTGTTGAATAAATTTAGAATATAAGATTGTGAATCGATTGGGTAAGCGAGTTGAGTGTTGAGATTTGAGAGTAATTCAAATAGGGATTTGTGCAGAGAATTTAGGGATATAAGAATATACGATTGTTTCTGTATGTAAAAGAGtcaatatattaatatattaatattaatatattaatattaatattaattattaaatgttaaatattaatttttatttttaaaaaactatattttttcttaattttttttatttttaaactttGACCGATTTAACTGATTTTTGACCCGATTCGACCGATTTTTCCCGAACAACCTGAGTTTTGAccgattttaaaaaaaatggtaGTTTGACCTGATTAACGATTAATCAAGACGGGACCCATCCGAACTCCGATTAATCGGTTAATCGGCTGATTTTTATAACACCGGCCCGAACCCGTAATAATCTAGTACGACTCTTTCATACCGCAAATTTTTTACAAACACCAGATTAATCCCTTGAATACTCGTCTTATTTGACCGAGTGAGTAAACTTTACCAAATTGCAAAAATGAGCGACCACCACTGTTTActttaaaattagggttctttctctatttatttttttataaaattagggcTACAATCCGGTGAGATTCTCTAAAGTAAGCAAGAATGAATCAGACAAACAAAATGGAAGGTGAATCAAAGAAAGCAAGAATCACAATTGAAGATGAAGCAGACAGAATCAGTAAATTACCTGACGAGCTAATTCACCAAATTCTCAAGTATGTTGATACCAAATTAGCAGTTCAAACCAGCGTTCTCTCGAAACGATGGAAGCTTGTATGGACTACTCTCCCTTTTCTTAAATTCATATGGGATTACCCTGATTCACGGAACGCTAGTGTTAATAAAAACAATGCTAAGTTTACTCGTCATGTTTTGAATCGTCGAAATCATCGTACTTCGCTTTCGTATTTGGAACTTAAGTTCCTCACTCCTGGTTTATTGGCTAAGTTTGTTAAGTATGCTATTTCTCGTAATGTTGAGTATCTTAATGTTCATTTACGATACAAGCATAAGCTGGTTATGTTATCGAGTTTCAGCTCTAATTCGATTAGGAAACTTAAGTTGAGAATGATTCTTGAATGTAGTGTGTGGGGATCAGACTGTTGGGATTTGCCTGCTTTAACCAGTCTACATTTGAGTCGTCTTGCTATCTATTATGAAAATCAGAATTTACCGGACGTATGTATAAGTTGTTTGCCTGCTTTGAGAAATTTGTGTCTTGATGATTGGATTTTGAAAGAGTCGTCTTTATCTTTCGATTGGCCGGCTTTAACGACATTCTCTCTGATTAAGTGTGAGTTGCCCGAAAAGGTTTGGAACTTCCCTAATTTGAAGAGTTTAGAGTTTCACGATGTGACATTTCCTAAAAATATGAGCGACATATTTACTGCGCTTGTTAGTCTACAAAATCTAACATTATATTTTAAAAAGGTTGCCCTGAAAGATTTTTTTGTACCTTGTCCTGAATTGGTGAACTTGGAGATCAGATGCCGCTTCTACCAGTACAGCGAGAGTTATAAAAGTAATATTGTGGTTTCGGCACCAAAACTCAGAAATTTCACTTCTGTTGGCATCTTTACAGTCAAATTTGAAGTTTCTGATTTGGAAAATGTAAATATCAAATTGCGGGGTTGGATTGATGATCAAGACTTTTCCCCAAACCAGTTGAAAGAATATCATGGACGATTTATAAAAATGCTACCGGGCCTTGGTGGTGCCAAGATCCTGAATCTTGAGTTGGAGACCATAAAggtaactttattttaaatataattataatgaTATCATCATTGTCCTTGTGTTTGCTTTTCCATGAAATATATACTTGATATGTGATATTATAACTTATGGTGTGGGTAATTTGAGTATGCCTTCTACATCTTCAGAAAATTTAAACATTCATTGGTAAGAGCCCGGTGAACTTATATATATTGTCTCTCATGTTTGTCTGGCGGACACTGGTTATCGACACTGGTTATCTTTTCTTAGTTAGCCTAATATGGATTATCTTATTTCTCAATAGCTTATTGAGTGATCTTTTTTCCTTCAAATTAGATACATCCGGAAGAAAAACACATGATCCTCCTTACCTTTTTTTTCCATGTTGGTGCATTTTGAACTGCAGATCTATATTACAATTTACTTCACCATTGTTTTATATCTGATTGTTTCTTTTCATATTTTTTGTAGGCATTTTCATCAATCTCTGCCTTTCTTGTAAGTTATCCCTCTCCATTTTATAACTTGAAGTATGTGAAATTACCACATGGATGTGAAGAAGCAGCTATTTCTAGCAATTTAAGAAGCTACTTACTTGGTGCCTCTCCAACAGCCACCATTGTCACAACACATTTTGAGGTATTTATTGAATCGATTATCATTCTCAGTGCCCGGCGCATTTCTTGTCATATATCTCATAGGTAGAAACAGTGCATGACTACTTTATTACTCATACAAATTACTAAGCATATTTCCTTGACATTATTGTCTTCTGGTTGGGGAACCAAAGCATCGAATGGTTAATTACACTGCTGTTGCACTAATGTTTAGTCCTAAATTCTTCTTTCAAAatttatgtattatatgaatATGCTTCTGTATTTTATCTCAGTGCCATATATGTCAccaaagtttctattttttttttaactttttcaGAACATTATGAATCCTCATACAACAGCCTCTGTGACATCTCAAAATGTGGTGCTACAAACGCCTTTGGTTGCTCCAACCAAGGTGCTGGTTGATTATAGAAATATACCTAAATCGGTTTGCACTGAAACTGTGGGCATGGGGATGCAAGATCATGTGGTGCAGAATTCTGTACAACATGATGACAGGGTCAGGAATGTTGGTTCCTCAGTTGACGTGACCGACAATGATCATGTGAGTTCTTCTTCAGGAAATATTGATTTTGGGTTATGGAGGGGTCATGCTGTTAACTCTGAATTTGTAATTCTACTTAATGCCATAATGGATAAGTACCCAGAAACCTTTGATCACTTTACAACCAAAAACAAGAAATTTAGTACAATGAAGCTAAATATGTTCTGCACCTCAGTATATGACTTTGCCAAAATTTCTATGACCGAGGTTGATACTGAAACGGTTGCTGAGTACAGGGATGTATTTGCTGACTTACAGAAATTGGGATTTGATGTAAGTTGGCTTGTGAATCGCCTGAACTATGTTGAACAGCTCTGGATATCGCAGCCCCTACTTCCCGAGCTTCATGCAATTGACTGTGATATTAATGATGCCAAAAGTAAATTACATGATTTGCAGTTTAATATGGATGAAACCAAATATAAATTGCAAAATTTGCAGACTCTTCGTGATAAGAAGATGCAAGAAATTCAGAAAGCTTTTGGAACTATGGGTGCAAACCTTGCTGTTGGCTACATTGGAGATGATCTGTTGTCTGTTCCCTTGTTTACTCAGAGTTAGTTGTATGTTTGAGGATTGTTAGGATGCCTTGGTATCTTGTCTATTGTCTGGTCCTGGAGTCTATGCAGTTGTACTTTTCTGGTTTCGTGCTTATGGACTTTGTATTGAACTATTAGTAGTGTTTGCTTCCCTACTATTTTTCATGAAAATGTTTGTTCTGATTGTACAATATCTTGCAAGATGCTGCTTTACTTCACATTAGAATTTTCTAGAATAATTTATCATGAGTGAAGCTACAGCAGGGGTATAAAGAAAAAAAGTATATCTTGTACTCAAAGAAGTAAACCCATTTTATATTCTTCGCTTTTATTTTCTTGTGTATCACATTTTTTTTTATTCTATATACCTTCTCTAAATAAGTTGAATAAAGATGTTAACCTTCGAGCATTAAGTGGTCATGTATGACTAAATTGAATCGTCGCTTATAAAAATTCTTGTGTACTGATAACTCTGTTTTTTCCCGGGTCTTCTCCTTGCTC
This sequence is a window from Apium graveolens cultivar Ventura chromosome 9, ASM990537v1, whole genome shotgun sequence. Protein-coding genes within it:
- the LOC141686739 gene encoding uncharacterized protein LOC141686739 isoform X1, producing the protein MNQTNKMEGESKKARITIEDEADRISKLPDELIHQILKYVDTKLAVQTSVLSKRWKLVWTTLPFLKFIWDYPDSRNASVNKNNAKFTRHVLNRRNHRTSLSYLELKFLTPGLLAKFVKYAISRNVEYLNVHLRYKHKLVMLSSFSSNSIRKLKLRMILECSVWGSDCWDLPALTSLHLSRLAIYYENQNLPDVCISCLPALRNLCLDDWILKESSLSFDWPALTTFSLIKCELPEKVWNFPNLKSLEFHDVTFPKNMSDIFTALVSLQNLTLYFKKVALKDFFVPCPELVNLEIRCRFYQYSESYKSNIVVSAPKLRNFTSVGIFTVKFEVSDLENVNIKLRGWIDDQDFSPNQLKEYHGRFIKMLPGLGGAKILNLELETIKAFSSISAFLVSYPSPFYNLKYVKLPHGCEEAAISSNLRSYLLGASPTATIVTTHFENIMNPHTTASVTSQNVVLQTPLVAPTKVLVDYRNIPKSVCTETVGMGMQDHVVQNSVQHDDRVRNVGSSVDVTDNDHVSSSSGNIDFGLWRGHAVNSEFVILLNAIMDKYPETFDHFTTKNKKFSTMKLNMFCTSVYDFAKISMTEVDTETVAEYRDVFADLQKLGFDVSWLVNRLNYVEQLWISQPLLPELHAIDCDINDAKSKLHDLQFNMDETKYKLQNLQTLRDKKMQEIQKAFGTMGANLAVGYIGDDLLSVPLFTQS
- the LOC141686739 gene encoding F-box protein At5g03100-like isoform X3, with translation MNQTNKMEGESKKARITIEDEADRISKLPDELIHQILKYVDTKLAVQTSVLSKRWKLVWTTLPFLKFIWDYPDSRNASVNKNNAKFTRHVLNRRNHRTSLSYLELKFLTPGLLAKFVKYAISRNVEYLNVHLRYKHKLVMLSSFSSNSIRKLKLRMILECSVWGSDCWDLPALTSLHLSRLAIYYENQNLPDVCISCLPALRNLCLDDWILKESSLSFDWPALTTFSLIKCELPEKVWNFPNLKSLEFHDVTFPKNMSDIFTALVSLQNLTLYFKKVALKDFFVPCPELVNLEIRCRFYQYSESYKSNIVVSAPKLRNFTSVGIFTVKFEVSDLENVNIKLRGWIDDQDFSPNQLKEYHGRFIKMLPGLGGAKILNLELETIKAFSSISAFLVSYPSPFYNLKYVKLPHGCEEAAISSNLRSYLLGASPTATIVTTHFENIMNPHTTASVTSQNVVLQTPLVAPTKVLVDYRNIPKSVCTETVGMGMQDHVVQNSVQHDDRVRNVGSSVDVTDNDHGCIC
- the LOC141686739 gene encoding putative F-box/FBD/LRR-repeat protein At4g03220 isoform X2 yields the protein MNQTNKMEGESKKARITIEDEADRISKLPDELIHQILKYVDTKLAVQTSVLSKRWKLVWTTLPFLKFIWDYPDSRNASVNKNNAKFTRHVLNRRNHRTSLSYLELKFLTPGLLAKFVKYAISRNVEYLNVHLRYKHKLVMLSSFSSNSIRKLKLRMILECSVWGSDCWDLPALTSLHLSRLAIYYENQNLPDVCISCLPALRNLCLDDWILKESSLSFDWPALTTFSLIKCELPEKVWNFPNLKSLEFHDVTFPKNMSDIFTALVSLQNLTLYFKKVALKDFFVPCPELVNLEIRCRFYQYSESYKSNIVVSAPKLRNFTSVGIFTVKFEVSDLENVNIKLRGWIDDQDFSPNQLKEYHGRFIKMLPGLGGAKILNLELETIKAFSSISAFLVSYPSPFYNLKYVKLPHGCEEAAISSNLRSYLLGASPTATIVTTHFENIMNPHTTASVTSQNVVLQTPLVAPTKVLVDYRNIPKSVCTETVGMGMQDHVVQNSVQHDDRVRNVGSSVDVTDNDHKLGFDVSWLVNRLNYVEQLWISQPLLPELHAIDCDINDAKSKLHDLQFNMDETKYKLQNLQTLRDKKMQEIQKAFGTMGANLAVGYIGDDLLSVPLFTQS